Proteins found in one Bicyclus anynana chromosome 26, ilBicAnyn1.1, whole genome shotgun sequence genomic segment:
- the LOC112052834 gene encoding zinc finger protein 84-like isoform X8, whose product MQCCVPFCVNTDNASTSEGTGITFHELPGEENLHAAWLRALGTQDHHLPDPAVVCSQHFLDEDFYISKSCVRQIRSNAIPTTVQMCMICLDTDSKLSLMSKHKLEETYEQLTGLSLFQLCRGGNLKQTLCVLCAQRLINFSRFRDLCLRAHSLMTDLLAQDELITVRHKELMNCTTKLQCKLTQTTLAADYCDLYIDHTDEEEQTAAEESVVGDVASVVVKIEDSSNSMSSADNSELVHKDCNDKDNSNNNCVSDDECSDMSIKLESRLLDEAIGEALCSKATACWAAVTEHTETESSIKSESVIFECSFCDKEFLQEIAYMEHLSKHLQDAGGDSACDASQVCEPRAAVSRSGDSLVLQNKTGSRRLYDVPPPAADCAQALVAPLSARLAANNDHTVQATEEAAATRKTEQILETDIGELNKQSSQSGTKVYTDINRFTNCVVLLHDIFKKPKKTVLDENPHAKTYTGAKPFSCEICNYKFTRKSYLKKHKRIHTGEKPFSCEICNHKFTQKGNLLRHMKTHTGEKPFSCEICNYKCANKHHLLHHMKTHTGEKPFSCEICNYKCTHKHHLLDHMKTHTGEKPFSCEICNHKCTHKHHLLEHMKTHTGEKPFSCEICNYKCIKKHNLLQHMRTHTGEKPFSCEICNYKCAYKRSLLHHIETHTGEKPFSCEICNYKFAQKGSLLHHMKTHTGEKPFSCDICNYKCAKKSDLKKHKRTHTGEKPFCCGICNYKCSHKGDLNRHKRTHTGEKPFSCETCNYKSAERCTLMRHKMRMHTHTKPQ is encoded by the exons ATGCAGTGCTGCGTTCCTTTCTGTGTAAATACAGACAATGCGTCAACATCTGAGGGAACAGGAATTACCTTTCATGA GTTACCCGGTGAAGAAAATCTCCATGCTGCTTGGCTCAGAGCCCTCGGCACACAAGACCATCACCTGCCCGACCCTGCTGTGGTCTGCTCGCAGCATTTTTTAGATGAAGACTTTTATATATCAAAGAGTTGTGTAAGGCAGATTCGCTCTAATGCTATACCTACAACAGTGCAG atgtgcatgatatgcctGGACACTGACAGCAAGCTGTCTCTAATGAGTAAACACAAGTTGGAGGAGACATATGAACAGCTAACTGGACTGTCT ttgtttcagttgtgtCGTGGAGGAAACTTGAAGCAAACACTCTGTGTGCTGTGTGCTCAGAGATTGATTAActtcagtagatttagagacTTGTGCTTGAGAGCACATTCACTGATGACAGACTTACTTGCACAAGATGAATTA ATTACTGTACGACATAAGGAACTGATGAACTGCACAACAAAACTGCAGTGTAAATTAACACAGACAACATTAGCAGCAGACTACTGTGACTTGTACATAGATCACACTGATGAAGAGGAACAGACAGCAGCAGAGGAATCTGTAGTGGGAGATGTTGCATCAGTTGTGGTAAAGATTGAAGACAGTTCTAACTCCATGTCGAGTGCTGATAACTCGGAATTGGTACACAAAGATTGCAATGACAAAGACAATTCCAACAATAACTGTGTATCGGACGATGAATGCTCTGACATGAGCATAAAGCTGGAATCTAGACTACTGGATGAAGCTATAGGTGAAGCTCTTTGTAGCAAAGCAACAGCTTGCTGGGCTGCAGTCACAGAACATACTGAAACAGAGAGTTCCATAAAGAGTGAAAGTGTTATCTTCGAATGTTCATTTTGTGATAAGGAGTTCCTGCAAGAAATTGCATACATGGAACATTTAAGCAAACATCTTCAG GACGCTGGCGGAGActctgcatgtgatgcatcacaagtgtgcgagcctcgtgcagctgtgagccgcagcggtgactcactcgtgctgcagaacaa GACAGGAAGTCGGAGGCTGTATGATGTCCCTCCCCCGGCTGCAGACTGCGCTCAGGCTTTAG TCGCTCCACTGTCCGCGAGACTTGCGGCAAACAACGACCACACAGTGCAGGCAACTGAAGAAGCAGCTGCGACCCGGAAAACTGAACAAATCCTTGAGACTGACATTGGCGAACTGAACAAGCAATCATCTCAGAGCGGCACCAAAGTATACACAGATATAAATAGATTCACAAACTGTGTAGTACTGTTACATGATATTTTCAAGAAACCCAAGAAAACTGTACTAGATGAGAATCCACACGCGAAAACTTACACTGGTGcaaagcctttttcttgtgagatttgcaattataaatttacaaggaaaagttatttaaaaaaacataaaagaatccacactggcgaaaagcctttttcttgtgagatatgtaaTCATAAATTTACACAGAAAGGTAATTTATTGCGTCACATGAAAacgcacactggcgaaaagcctttttcttgtgagatttgcaattataaatgtgcaaaTAAACATCATTTATTGCATCAcatgaaaacccacactggcgaaaaacctttttcttgtgagatatgtaattataaatgtacacataaacatcatttattagatcacatgaaaacgcacactggcgaaaagcctttttcttgtgagatatgtaaTCATAAATGTACACATAAACATCATTTATTAGAACACATGAAAACGCACACTGGCGAAAAAcctttttcttgtgagatatgtaattataaatgtataaagaAACATAATTTATTGCAACACATGAGAACGCACACTGGCGAAAAAcctttttcttgtgagatttgcaattataaatgtgcataCAAAAGAAGTTTATTGCATCACATAGAaacccacactggcgaaaagcctttttcttgtgagatatgtaattataaatttgCACAGAAAGGTAGTTTATTGCATCACATGAAAacgcacactggcgaaaagcctttttcttgtgacatctgcaattataaatgtgcaaagaaaagtgatttaaaaaaacataaaagaacccacactggcgaaaagcctttttgttgtgggatatgtaattataaatgttcACACAAAGGTGATTTAAACAGACataaaagaacccacactggcgaaaagccctTTTCTTGTGAGACATGCAATTACAAATCTGCAGAAAGATGTACTTTAATGCGGCATAAGATGAGAATGCACACTCACACTAAGCCTcagtaa
- the LOC112052834 gene encoding zinc finger protein 84-like isoform X9 — MQCCVPFCVNTDNASTSEGTGITFHELPGEENLHAAWLRALGTQDHHLPDPAVVCSQHFLDEDFYISKSCVRQIRSNAIPTTVQMCMICLDTDSKLSLMSKHKLEETYEQLTGLSLCRGGNLKQTLCVLCAQRLINFSRFRDLCLRAHSLMTDLLAQDELITVRHKELMNCTTKLQCKLTQTTLAADYCDLYIDHTDEEEQTAAEESVVGDVASVVVKIEDSSNSMSSADNSELVHKDCNDKDNSNNNCVSDDECSDMSIKLESRLLDEAIGEALCSKATACWAAVTEHTETESSIKSESVIFECSFCDKEFLQEIAYMEHLSKHLQDAGGDSACDASQVCEPRAAVSRSGDSLVLQNKTGSRRLYDVPPPAADCAQALVAPLSARLAANNDHTVQATEEAAATRKTEQILETDIGELNKQSSQSGTKVYTDINRFTNCVVLLHDIFKKPKKTVLDENPHAKTYTGAKPFSCEICNYKFTRKSYLKKHKRIHTGEKPFSCEICNHKFTQKGNLLRHMKTHTGEKPFSCEICNYKCANKHHLLHHMKTHTGEKPFSCEICNYKCTHKHHLLDHMKTHTGEKPFSCEICNHKCTHKHHLLEHMKTHTGEKPFSCEICNYKCIKKHNLLQHMRTHTGEKPFSCEICNYKCAYKRSLLHHIETHTGEKPFSCEICNYKFAQKGSLLHHMKTHTGEKPFSCDICNYKCAKKSDLKKHKRTHTGEKPFCCGICNYKCSHKGDLNRHKRTHTGEKPFSCETCNYKSAERCTLMRHKMRMHTHTKPQ, encoded by the exons ATGCAGTGCTGCGTTCCTTTCTGTGTAAATACAGACAATGCGTCAACATCTGAGGGAACAGGAATTACCTTTCATGA GTTACCCGGTGAAGAAAATCTCCATGCTGCTTGGCTCAGAGCCCTCGGCACACAAGACCATCACCTGCCCGACCCTGCTGTGGTCTGCTCGCAGCATTTTTTAGATGAAGACTTTTATATATCAAAGAGTTGTGTAAGGCAGATTCGCTCTAATGCTATACCTACAACAGTGCAG atgtgcatgatatgcctGGACACTGACAGCAAGCTGTCTCTAATGAGTAAACACAAGTTGGAGGAGACATATGAACAGCTAACTGGACTGTCT ttgtgtCGTGGAGGAAACTTGAAGCAAACACTCTGTGTGCTGTGTGCTCAGAGATTGATTAActtcagtagatttagagacTTGTGCTTGAGAGCACATTCACTGATGACAGACTTACTTGCACAAGATGAATTA ATTACTGTACGACATAAGGAACTGATGAACTGCACAACAAAACTGCAGTGTAAATTAACACAGACAACATTAGCAGCAGACTACTGTGACTTGTACATAGATCACACTGATGAAGAGGAACAGACAGCAGCAGAGGAATCTGTAGTGGGAGATGTTGCATCAGTTGTGGTAAAGATTGAAGACAGTTCTAACTCCATGTCGAGTGCTGATAACTCGGAATTGGTACACAAAGATTGCAATGACAAAGACAATTCCAACAATAACTGTGTATCGGACGATGAATGCTCTGACATGAGCATAAAGCTGGAATCTAGACTACTGGATGAAGCTATAGGTGAAGCTCTTTGTAGCAAAGCAACAGCTTGCTGGGCTGCAGTCACAGAACATACTGAAACAGAGAGTTCCATAAAGAGTGAAAGTGTTATCTTCGAATGTTCATTTTGTGATAAGGAGTTCCTGCAAGAAATTGCATACATGGAACATTTAAGCAAACATCTTCAG GACGCTGGCGGAGActctgcatgtgatgcatcacaagtgtgcgagcctcgtgcagctgtgagccgcagcggtgactcactcgtgctgcagaacaa GACAGGAAGTCGGAGGCTGTATGATGTCCCTCCCCCGGCTGCAGACTGCGCTCAGGCTTTAG TCGCTCCACTGTCCGCGAGACTTGCGGCAAACAACGACCACACAGTGCAGGCAACTGAAGAAGCAGCTGCGACCCGGAAAACTGAACAAATCCTTGAGACTGACATTGGCGAACTGAACAAGCAATCATCTCAGAGCGGCACCAAAGTATACACAGATATAAATAGATTCACAAACTGTGTAGTACTGTTACATGATATTTTCAAGAAACCCAAGAAAACTGTACTAGATGAGAATCCACACGCGAAAACTTACACTGGTGcaaagcctttttcttgtgagatttgcaattataaatttacaaggaaaagttatttaaaaaaacataaaagaatccacactggcgaaaagcctttttcttgtgagatatgtaaTCATAAATTTACACAGAAAGGTAATTTATTGCGTCACATGAAAacgcacactggcgaaaagcctttttcttgtgagatttgcaattataaatgtgcaaaTAAACATCATTTATTGCATCAcatgaaaacccacactggcgaaaaacctttttcttgtgagatatgtaattataaatgtacacataaacatcatttattagatcacatgaaaacgcacactggcgaaaagcctttttcttgtgagatatgtaaTCATAAATGTACACATAAACATCATTTATTAGAACACATGAAAACGCACACTGGCGAAAAAcctttttcttgtgagatatgtaattataaatgtataaagaAACATAATTTATTGCAACACATGAGAACGCACACTGGCGAAAAAcctttttcttgtgagatttgcaattataaatgtgcataCAAAAGAAGTTTATTGCATCACATAGAaacccacactggcgaaaagcctttttcttgtgagatatgtaattataaatttgCACAGAAAGGTAGTTTATTGCATCACATGAAAacgcacactggcgaaaagcctttttcttgtgacatctgcaattataaatgtgcaaagaaaagtgatttaaaaaaacataaaagaacccacactggcgaaaagcctttttgttgtgggatatgtaattataaatgttcACACAAAGGTGATTTAAACAGACataaaagaacccacactggcgaaaagccctTTTCTTGTGAGACATGCAATTACAAATCTGCAGAAAGATGTACTTTAATGCGGCATAAGATGAGAATGCACACTCACACTAAGCCTcagtaa